Proteins encoded within one genomic window of Tamandua tetradactyla isolate mTamTet1 chromosome 11, mTamTet1.pri, whole genome shotgun sequence:
- the RPL18A gene encoding large ribosomal subunit protein eL20 — MKASGTLREYKVVGRCLPTPKCRTPPLYRMRIFAPNHVVAKSRFWYFVSQLKKMKKSSGEIVYCGQVFEKSPLRVKNFGIWLRYDSRSGTHNMYREYRDLTTAGAVTQCYRDMGARHRARAHSIQVMKVEEIAASKCRRPAVRQFHDSKIKFPLPHRVLRRQHKPRFTTKRPNTFF; from the exons ATGAAGGCCTCGGGCACA CTGCGAGAGTATAAGGTGGTGGGGCGCTGCCTGCCCACCCCCAAGTGCCGGACACCACCTCTTTACCGCATGCGCATCTTCGCACCTAACCATGTCGTCGCCAAGTCCCGCTTCTGGTACTTTGTGTCTCAGCTGAAGAAGATGAAGAAGTCTTCTGGGGAAATTGTGTACTGTGGGCAG GTGTTTGAAAAGTCCCCGCTGCGGGTGAAAAACTTCGGCATCTGGCTGCGCTATGACTCGCGCAGCGGGACCCACAACATGTACCGGGAGTACCGCGACCTGACCACGGCCGGTGCCGTCACCCAGTGCT ACCGCGACATGGGTGCCCGGCACCGCGCCCGCGCCCACTCCATCCAGGTCATGAAGGTGGAGGAGATCGCAGCCAGCAAGTGCCGCCGGCCGGCCGTCAGGCAGTTCCAT GACTCCAAGATCAAGTTCCCGCTGCCCCATCGTGTCCTGCGGCGCCAGCACAAGCCCCGCTTCACCACCAAGAGGCCCAACACCTTCTTCTAG
- the SLC5A5 gene encoding sodium/iodide cotransporter, translating into MCLGQLLSCLLSAALFLPVFYRLGLTSAYQYLEMRFSRAVRLCGTTQYLAATVLYTGIVIYAPALILNQVTGLDIWASLLSTGAICTFYTTVGGMRAVVWTDAFQVLVMLLGFWAVLARGALLLGGPARVLELAWNHSRGNLMDFDPDPRSRYTFWTFVLGGTCLWLSMYGVNQAQVQRYVACRTERQAKLALLVNQLGLFLIVSSAVGCGIVMSALYSDCDPLLTGRISAPDQYMPLLVLEVFEGLPGLPGLFLACAYSGTLSTASTSINAMAAVTVEDLLRPRLPGLPPRRLVLISKGLSLIYGSACLAVAALSSLLGGGVLQGSFTVMGVLSGPLLGAFILGMFLPACNTAGVLAGQGAGLVLALWVAGGAAVHPPSAQTMGVLPTSATGCAPPPANASRLLGPPPKANASRGAPSPQGVVAGSLYAVSYLYYGALGTFSAVLAGALASYLSGPTKRSAVGPGLLWWDLARPSASVAPKEEAAPPGGETAEGPKELTSEAQTPQGSLPTEEDRLLCLGPGEEPLAGWGPRETALAPRDPASSSTLSSQASGDADGVALSAWAHIRVGRHQGGFAYSESLSMSGNFALRGNFRAPCGDFGGPCGHQLALCCSGWSLEGECGNAAASPQMPWGQGAPEGKHWGPGGASGGIPESAALPAGRKENVATAHPRAPGAAHATSSARAFGVHPQKGEHPGRHLRPGHMAAGHPKGQEDCSVRL; encoded by the exons ATGTGCCTAGGCCAGCTGCTCAGCTGCCTGCTCAGTGCCGCGCTCTTCCTGCCCGTCTTCTACCGCCTGGGCCTCACCAGCGCCTACCAG TACCTGGAGATGCGCTTCAGCCGCGCGGTGCGGCTCTGCGGGACCACGCAGTACCTGGCGGCCACC GTGCTGTACACGGGCATCGTGATCTACGCCCCCGCGCTCATCCTTAACCAAG TGACTGGGCTGGACATCTGGGCGTCGCTCCTGTCCACCGGCGCCATCTGCACTTTCTACACCACCGTG GGTGGCATGCGGGCAGTGGTCTGGACCGACGCATTCCAGGTCCTGGTGATGCTGCTGGGCTTCTGGGCCGTCCTGGCCCGCGGCGCCCTGCTCCTGGGCGGCCCTGCACGCGTGCTTGAGCTTGCCTGGAACCATTCCCGAGGCAACCTGATGGA CTTTGACCCTGACCCTCGGAGCCGCTATACCTTCTGGACTTTCGTGCTGGGCGGCACGTGCTTGTGGCTGTCCATGTACGGCGTGAACCAGGCGCAGGTGCAGCGCTACGTGGCCTGCCGCACGGAAAGGCAGGCCAAGCT GGCCCTGCTTGTCAACCAGCTGGGCCTGTTCCTGATCGTGTCCAGTGCCGTTGGCTGCGGCATCGTCATGTCTGCGCTCTACAGCGACTGCGACCCTCTCCTCACTGGGCGCATCTCCGCCCCCGACCAG TACATGCCCCTGCTGGTGCTGGAGGTCTTTGAGGGTCTGCCTGGCCTCCCCGGCCTCTTCCTGGCCTGCGCCTACAGCGGCACCCTCAG CACGGCCTCCACCAGCATCAACGCCATGGCGGCGGTCACCGTGGAGGACCTCCTCAGGCCGCGGCTGCCCGGCCTGCCTCCCCGGAGGCTCGTGCTCATCTCGAAGGGGCTCT CGCTCATCTACGGCTCCGCCTGCCTCGCCGTGGCCGCTCTGTCCTCGCTGCTGGGGGGCGGCGTCCTCCAG GGTTCCTTCACGGTCATGGGCGTCCTCAGCGGTCCCCTCCTCGGAGCATTCATCCTGGGGATGTTCCTCCCAGCCTGCAACACGGCG GGCGTCCTCGCGGGGCAGGGTGCGGGGCTGGTGCTGGCTCTCTGGGTGGCGGGGGGCGCCGCCGTGCACCCGCCCAGCGCGCAGACTATGGGGGTCCTGCCCACGTCGGCCACGGGCTGCGCGCCGCCCCCCGCCAACGCCTCTCGCCTCCTGGGCCCACCCCCCAAAGCCAACGCCTCCCGGGGCGCCCCCAG TCCCCAGGGAGTGGTGGCCGGGAGCCTCTATGCCGTGTCCTACCTCTATTACGGTGCCCTGGGCACGTTCAGTGCGGTGCTGGCGGGGGCCCTCGCCAGCTACCTGAGCG GCCCCACCAAGCGCAGCGCTGTCGGCCCTGGGCTGCTGTGGTGGGACCTCGCGAGGCCATCGGCATCGGTGGCCCCCAAGGAGGAAGCGGCCCCCCCGGGTGGTGAAACGGCGGAG GGTCCCAAGGAACTAACTTCTGAAGCCCAGACCCCCCAGGGCTCCCTGCCCACCGAAGAGGACCGGCTGCTCTGCTTGGGGCCGGGGGAGGAGCCGCTGGCTGGCTGGGGCCCACGGGAGACAGCCCT GGCACCGCGGGACCCAGCATCTTCATCCACTCTCAGCTCGCAGGCGTCGGGTGATGCAGATGGGGTGGCGCTCAGCGCCTGGGCTCACATCCGTGTGGGCCGACaccagggcggg tttgcttattctgagtCTTTGTCTATGTCTGGCAACTTTGCCCTGCGTGGGAACTTCAGAGCCCCCTGTGGTGACTTCGGGGGCCCCTGTGGTCACCAGCTCGCTCTCTGCTGCTCTGGATGGTCGCTGGAG GGGGAGTGTGGAAACGCTGCAGCCTCTCCCCAGATGCCATGGGGCCAAGGGGCGCCTGAGGGCAAGCACTGGGGGCCGGGGGGGGCGTCTGGGGGCATCCCCGAGTCAGCTGCCCTGCCGGCCGGGAGGAAGGAAAATGTGGCCACAGCACACCCAAGGGCCCCGGGCGCTGCCCATGCCACCAGCTCTGCCCGGGCTTTCGGGGTTCATCCCCAGAAAGGGGAGCACCCAGGCAGGCACCTCAGGCCTGGCCACATGGCCGCAGGCCACCCCAAAGGACAAGAAGATTGCAGTGTCCGGTTGTAA